In the genome of Vibrio sp. NTOU-M3, one region contains:
- the hpt gene encoding hypoxanthine phosphoribosyltransferase, with translation MKHTVEVMISEQEVSKRVQELGKQITEHYKGSEDLVMVGLLRGSFVFMADLARAIDITHCVDFMTASSYGNTMESSRDVRILKDLDDDIKGKDVLLVEDIIDTGNTLNKVKEILSLREPKSIEICTLLDKPSRREVEVDVKWIGFEIPDEFVVGVGIDYAQKYRHLPYIGKVVPQE, from the coding sequence ATGAAACATACAGTAGAAGTAATGATTTCTGAGCAAGAGGTCAGCAAACGAGTACAAGAGCTAGGTAAACAGATTACTGAGCACTATAAAGGTAGCGAAGATCTGGTCATGGTTGGCTTACTACGCGGATCATTTGTATTTATGGCTGATTTGGCACGTGCAATCGATATTACTCACTGCGTTGATTTCATGACGGCATCGAGCTATGGCAACACAATGGAAAGTTCTCGCGATGTTCGCATCCTTAAAGATCTGGATGATGACATTAAAGGAAAAGACGTTCTATTGGTCGAAGATATTATCGATACCGGTAATACTTTGAATAAAGTTAAAGAAATCCTGAGCCTTCGTGAACCTAAGTCTATTGAAATTTGTACTTTACTTGATAAGCCATCTCGCCGTGAGGTTGAGGTTGATGTGAAGTGGATCGGTTTCGAAATTCCTGATGAGTTTGTTGTTGGTGTCGGTATTGATTACGCGCAAAAATATCGTCACTTACCATACATTGGTAAGGTTGTGCCGCAAGAATAA
- a CDS encoding LuxR/HapR/OpaR family quorum-sensing transcriptional regulator, translated as MDTIAKRPRTRLSPQKRKQQLMEISLEVFARRGIGRGGHADIAEIAQVSVATVFNYFPTREDLVDDVLNYVVRQFSNFLSDNIDLDLPARENLQNLTSAMVELVVNDCHWLKVWFEWSASTRDEVWPLFVTTNRTNQLLVQNMFVKAIERGEVCDEHDPADLATLFHGICYSLFVQSNRVHNQKAIEKLTQSYLDMLCIYKHDQ; from the coding sequence ATGGACACAATAGCTAAAAGACCGCGAACCCGTCTTTCTCCACAAAAACGTAAGCAACAACTGATGGAAATTTCATTAGAAGTGTTTGCTCGTAGAGGAATTGGGCGTGGTGGTCACGCCGATATTGCTGAAATCGCTCAGGTTTCAGTTGCAACGGTATTTAACTACTTCCCAACTCGAGAAGACTTAGTTGACGACGTTCTCAATTATGTAGTTCGTCAATTCTCTAACTTCTTATCAGACAACATTGACCTCGACTTACCTGCTCGTGAGAATTTACAAAATCTCACTTCAGCGATGGTTGAGCTTGTCGTCAATGACTGCCACTGGCTAAAAGTATGGTTTGAATGGAGTGCATCAACACGTGATGAAGTTTGGCCGTTATTTGTAACGACTAACCGTACCAACCAACTTCTAGTACAAAATATGTTTGTCAAAGCAATAGAACGTGGTGAAGTATGTGATGAGCACGATCCTGCAGATCTTGCGACGCTTTTCCACGGTATCTGCTACTCATTGTTTGTTCAATCAAACCGAGTACATAACCAAAAAGCGATTGAGAAACTCACTCAAAGCTACCTAGATATGCTTTGCATTTACAAGCATGATCAGTAA
- the lpdA gene encoding dihydrolipoyl dehydrogenase: MSKEIKAQVVVLGAGPAGYSAAFRCADLGLDTVLIERYSTLGGVCLNVGCIPSKALLHVSKVIEEAKALAEHGIVFGEPQTDIDKIRKWKEKVINQLTGGLGGMAKMRKVNVVNGFGKFTGPNTIEVEGEEGKTVVNFDNAIVAAGSRPIKLPFIPHEDPRIWDSTDALELKEVPGKLLIMGGGIIGLEMGTVYHSLGSQIDVVEMFDQVIPAADKDIVKVYTKRIKNKFNLMLETKVTAVEAKEDGIYVSMEGKKAPAEAERYDAVLVAIGRVPNGQLIDGEKAGLEIDERGFINVDKQMRTNVPHIFAIGDIVGQPMLAHKGVHEGHVAAEVIAGKKHYFDPKVIPSIAYTEPEVAWVGKTEKEAKAEGINYEVATFPWAASGRAIASDCADGMTKLIFDKETHRVIGGAIVGTNGGELLGEIGLAIEMGCDAEDIALTIHAHPTLHESVGLAAEVFEGTITDLPNAKAKKKK, translated from the coding sequence ATGAGCAAAGAAATTAAAGCCCAGGTAGTAGTACTTGGTGCCGGTCCTGCTGGTTACTCCGCTGCATTCCGTTGTGCAGACTTAGGTCTGGACACTGTTCTTATCGAGCGTTACAGCACTCTTGGTGGTGTGTGTCTAAATGTGGGTTGTATCCCATCAAAAGCACTTCTACACGTATCTAAAGTTATCGAAGAAGCAAAAGCGTTAGCAGAACACGGCATCGTATTCGGCGAACCTCAAACTGATATCGATAAAATCCGTAAGTGGAAAGAGAAAGTTATTAACCAATTGACTGGCGGTCTTGGCGGTATGGCGAAGATGCGTAAAGTGAACGTGGTTAATGGTTTTGGTAAATTCACTGGTCCTAACACGATTGAAGTGGAAGGCGAAGAAGGCAAAACAGTTGTTAACTTTGACAACGCGATCGTTGCTGCGGGCTCTCGTCCAATCAAGCTGCCATTTATTCCTCATGAAGATCCACGTATCTGGGACTCAACAGACGCGCTAGAGCTGAAAGAAGTTCCTGGAAAACTTCTGATCATGGGTGGTGGTATCATCGGCCTAGAAATGGGTACGGTTTATCACTCGCTAGGTTCTCAAATCGACGTTGTTGAAATGTTCGACCAAGTTATCCCAGCTGCGGATAAAGATATCGTGAAAGTGTACACTAAGCGTATCAAGAACAAGTTCAACCTAATGCTAGAAACCAAAGTAACGGCAGTTGAAGCGAAAGAAGACGGTATCTACGTTTCAATGGAAGGCAAGAAAGCACCAGCAGAAGCTGAGCGCTACGATGCTGTTCTTGTTGCTATCGGTCGTGTGCCTAACGGCCAGCTTATCGACGGTGAGAAAGCGGGTCTAGAAATCGACGAGCGCGGCTTCATCAACGTTGATAAGCAGATGCGCACTAACGTGCCTCATATCTTTGCTATCGGCGATATCGTTGGTCAACCAATGCTTGCTCACAAAGGTGTGCATGAAGGTCACGTTGCTGCAGAAGTCATTGCGGGTAAGAAGCACTACTTCGATCCGAAAGTAATTCCTTCAATTGCTTACACTGAACCAGAAGTGGCATGGGTTGGTAAAACTGAGAAAGAAGCAAAAGCGGAAGGCATCAACTACGAAGTAGCGACATTCCCATGGGCTGCGTCAGGTCGTGCAATCGCATCTGACTGTGCAGACGGTATGACTAAGCTTATCTTTGATAAAGAGACTCACCGTGTTATTGGTGGTGCTATCGTTGGTACTAACGGTGGTGAACTGCTTGGTGAAATCGGCCTTGCAATCGAGATGGGTTGTGATGCAGAAGACATCGCACTGACTATCCATGCTCACCCAACGTTACATGAATCAGTGGGCTTAGCGGCAGAAGTATTTGAAGGTACAATCACTGACCTACCAAATGCAAAAGCGAAGAAGAAAAAGTAA